The DNA segment TACTCTCCCAACAAAAAGATCTACATACATGCAAAGAAAATCATTATCCGCAAAGGAAGAATCGATCGCAAGGCAACGTTTTTTATAGAACctaaaaatcaagaaagacggGTTCCGACCATACGGAACAGATATTCGAATCCAAAGCCGAAGGAATTGAGGGCTAGATTGGGAGAAAGAGTAACATTTCGAATCGAAATGTTCCATTCAcctgtgaaaggatacagatcataTTCGCCGGTCACGATTTCAAGTGATTCCTTCTGCTCCATTTCCAAGGGAGTGGAGAGAGGGCAATGCGATGACAACCGCGGCGGAGTCCCAGCTGCAAGTTCTCTCTCCACAGCTTTGCACGAACCGGGTCAGGCCGGGTTCGCTGGTCGCGAGACAACCCGGCCCGATCCTCCTTCTGATCGGGCTTGTATACAGAGGAGGATCGAACCCGGCCCGATCCGCCTTCTGATCGGGCTTGTATACAGAGGAGGATCCGACCCCGCTGCAATTTCTGATGTCTGCAGGATTCGCCAAGTCAACAAACCGTTGACTGACGTTGCTCACATCGCAAGAACGTCCGTCTCACGATAACGCGGGCAACGCACGTTGATATGTCCCTAATCGACCGTCCGATTCATCACAACGGCCAGATCTGCGCTTCGTTTCTTAAAACCCGTAAACTGCGGCTACATCTCCCCGCTTACCTGTCACCAGCACGCGGGAAGACCAACGTGGCCGCGCATGACTCGTCCAAATTTGGCCTTTCACGTCATTGCACGAGTCCCATGAGCCCACGTGGCCAAACGGCTTCCCCTTGTCGCCTACGGTCGGCTCACGCGAAGCACCCGCCGTCCGTTTCCTTACAAAACCCCTCCCAAACCCCAACCACGTCATCGAACCGAGCTCGAGGTGTAGACATGGCGTCTCGAGCTCTCCTCCTTGCCCTCGCGATCTCGTCTCTCCTCCTGGTCCATGCCGCCCTCGCCTTCGCACCCAAGGGGCGCGCCGATCTGGACCACGACGAGGAGGATCTCAGCTTCCTCGACGAGGAGGACAACGGAGCCGCTGACAGTCACGATGACGGTGGCTTAGGACACTACGCCGACGAGTCCCATTCGGAGGCCGACAAGGAGCCGGAGTACGCCGACCAGGATCAGTACGATGCCTTCGACGATGCCGACTACGGATCGCACGACATGTCGCCCACGATAGACGAGACGGACGTCGTGGTGCTCACCGACGGCAACTTCAGCGACTTCCTGGCGAAGCACCGCCACGTGATGGTCGAGTTCTACGCGCCGTGGTGCGGGCACTGCCAGGCCCTCGCGCCGGAGTACGCGGCCGCCGCCACCGAGCTCCGCGGGGAGGACGTGGTGCTCGCCAAGGTGGACGCCACGGAGGAGAACGAGCTCGCGCAGCGTTTCGAGCTGCAGGGATTCCCCACTGTGCTCTTCTTCATCGACGGCGTCCACAAGGACTATCCCGGCCAGAGGAGTAGGTAATTTGTCGGAGGGTGGCTTCACCCTTTCCTTAGATCTGAGCCCTCTTTGTCTGGATCTGCTTCCATCCAACCTAATTTATCTAAATTCCTTTGCCAATGCGCTCTGTCTAGTTTCTTAGTCATAAATTGTGGTGTTcttatctttttcttcctttctgaGAGGCGTCTTTGGAATTGCTTTCATCCGGATTTTTTAGTCTTCTAAAGCTATGATATTGTAGATATCAAGATTGTAGGCCTTGGCTGAAATGGACTTGAATCTGCGTCAGGGAACTAATGAAGACCTTACAGGATCCACTAAAGAATGGTGGAAACTTGAATTAGGTTCAGTGTTACTAACAATACATGGGGATGGCCCAAGAAAAACCCTAAGGAGAAAGGCCATGTGGTTGTCAGAAATTCTCTTTTGTCCACTTTTACTTTACCTGTTGCTTAATTGTACTGTTTCCTTTTTGGTGCTTTAAGAATTACAAAAACATTTTGACGAGTACATGATGCTGTGTTTTATCTTTTATGAGCAGGGATGCAATTGTCACCTGGATCAAGAAAAAGATAGGACCTGGAGTTCAAAATATAACCACAATTGAGGAGGCAGAAAAGATCTTGACTTCTGATAGCAAAGTTGTTTTGGGCTTTCTTGACTCTTTGGTGGTATTTTCTTAAGTCCTTGTAACTTTGAGCTCTAGAAAATTCATGGTTATTTCTTTTATGGAGGTTTATTAATTTCGAGTGCTGGAAGCCCATAATGTTTATATTTTGGCTATtactgtaatttttttttatattagcgGATAGAAATTGACATACTGTCAGATCTTCACTCTATGATCTGACTAatgattgaaggaagatcatttcattttatttttgtaaCTAATGAGGACCCTACACGAGGAATTTTCTAATAGAGCAATATCAATGTCCTTTATTATGTTTGTTGGGCTTTGTTGATATTTTTGTGCCTGATGCTTGACATCAGTAACACTTTAGCTATATAGATATGACCgcattgtcacagacttagctggttttgcctaagtcgtgcggcactcttgcgtgtctgtccgcaaaggttaaCCTCTCTGGAGCCTCCTATAgttccttaggacctacaaaagagaaaacgggttagagaaaacgcctcactcgggatccacaagcaaacattttcgaaaatacttcatagacaatgcaaattacaaacatactttacaagctctgaaaggttgtacaacaaaaggtcaaaatggttcactatagactgaatatctctcacaagtatccacatgacataacctttatttacaaacctaagaaggccaccaaacccaactaaaatggggcttttaagccttcgaccgtccctctacatgctgtgcaaagcatgaacaaaccaaaagacacggacatatataaatattatatcaaatatcctgtttagaactttgtccgtgacattctcccccatttattccttcgacgtcctcgtcgaagccttttgccgacactgcaactccttgcctttgctaagtcttcaatcttctgcttcagctgcaatgcacctcttggctcccaactgctctccgctgctgttgttgagtagtcgaacttttgatccgctatGTTGTTTTAACTCGCCAaggactttgactctagtgtggggttagctgagttgtgttgatccttgttggttcctacgAATCCTCCAGATgaaagaaaagaccatccttacttgcgccagtctctcaaataccacatactgtttgaactgggtggatgcttgttggagttttaacgagcatcacctcacaaactttcgaagttttgggtccttcctccacaaaatgtccatcgactcttctttcatttagttgtcgcttccaagtagattcgtatcacttctgctttcgattggtattctgttgggaaatgaaacgaataatctactctcagtagcactgatcactattggtgaggatttgacaattattgtcttccattatcttcgaagggtctttaaacctgtgcagcgctcctctgttggatagataagagaattggggtactcggtttcgcccattctcaagAGTTGAGaaagcaatggttacttgacttcgcccgtctcctcaagggttgtactccatgcgtcgagctggttactgactttcgcctactctttgctcatacttctgaagcactcgaagtgtttgcactccttgcattgagttagctattgtgattcatcttctcaatgccatcaaacttttggaatgcaggaagttttcaccccaacttggagtaattctctaatagatttggtcacctttgggattataccgtcttctccatcaaccctgtcgcctactccactgaataGCAAAGGTATAGTACTGCGTACTAcctacttcattccttggtcgtgcactattgcatgactcgaagtccttcactttcagttattttgatgagaagctcgttgacatcagTCTTaccaagttccttggcctctgcccttcaatcttgtctcggtacttggagtttgtctctgcatgctccacctcctcagcccctttcatgaccaagcgctctccctctatgagagcaagggatcaatgattttcacgaaagtcccgcctctgcggtaccacggcgctgccatacccatggtcctactatccgtcgccttgcatctgcatcccttttctttatgatcagtagatatgtctctgtggcactccttcgagtccacttctattctaacttatgcttgattttgggtaactAAGTCTCTCtgtactcgtcgtcgcttcctcgcccctttcgaccccctgcttcaacacctctgtgttctccaagtagctccatttggtcgatggaaagacagactgcaactcccatgcatgcctctgccatcatgttgtagggtttgcactgattctgttctccttagcttccttggtagcaacgttcgcttactcgaccttgtcctctgacttgtcgggctcccttaagcgaatatgggctctggagcagtccaactctccagctgctttaatcatacctctgcatgatcaagtctctcccatgggactcactggtacttgcattcgaacttttccctcggtggaacacaacccccatatactaataaccaaggctttcatctgatgcaagattcgatgcacacacggtagacccgcctctgtggtatcATGGCCTTcaatccttgaatccatagcccttcttgccgtcgtgttattcaccAAAGTGGAtcttccagtagctcctgatcatacctccgtatgatatagtccctcacgggactagtcatgtgtatcgcattgccacgaactgttccaccacgatccgctacaccatggcgcctcctggtgacatctccattgcattctgatcctagtgggatgaactcgaattgtgatccctccatgtgtggcctctgctaatacatcgcagggtctcttccaccttcgattttgttcgcttctttggcaatcgatcttcatccacccgctcttgggtcacacctagatgaagcaccgctctaggacagtccgtcgcctagtagctcccgaagtccaccgacttcgctgaaaatgatgcaccattgtctggatcctgggtctctacccctactagcacaatctctgtTGCGCACcgattccttcatggcaacttgaatggcaacactgtggtatattcttcaagagtacttgtctttgcgtcctcttgccccgtgccaaggccttttgaacctaacttcgcctccgcaagttgagtcgccttagttcctccatcaaatgtttctccgagataaggtgcatgtgcctataagctccctttgtctttggtactatgcaagatgagtctactccatcagaatgaaggacccatggaacaacatgatcttgctcttgcctctacaagagttcatgtccttgacatttgtccaaggaaagctctgtgcctctactccgtgttccatcttctatgttggctttctttatgcggcttgggtacttcaccaagttacacccaagttgcccgttcctcgtttttgcattgagttgatggtggccctcgtgcccaccattccacgggttagccctcccttgagtctgatctttatatcaactccaagtgtgccttcatttgtgttgcattgggtcgctcccccacttgatctcgcaatgcatccaccaatgcattctctcaagcgagatcatgcgacgactccttgctGCTCacttggtccattgagcttcgtggagttgttgtttttgagctactcctcaacatgtgcggtctgttgcacatgattctccctctggagagccgggacttatccctcctggatatctatcccgttggagcaacatctctcttcgtttcggagaccaccatccctttggactccgatttactgaacaaactgcgcattgttctgcctcctgcaaacgcacttgctagattgcgactccacgtcaatacaacccccactgcatcactcaaggcctagcaatatgctgcactcgctgcacacttcagcctcctacggacgtatccttcacatgccgaagagaaagttttaatgctccatggtgccgagtttcggtcgtcttgggatggccgcaaacattccatcgtctgcatacaagcccatgcatgagtatcgaattcttcgagtcagcaattcccctcaccttagtGAGCttcgcacaactctttcggtcgctgagcaactcattccaccttgcatagtctcattttttaccaagcgcctcgcttgccttgagcaccatcaagcatagttgtcaacattgagtcgtagctcaaactcagctatcccaacttttatgcgctccacattcttccaagcttgcttgttctcgtgatgcctcttgcgcgaagggttgaccattcctctgaatgccaatctcagatgcccgctcctccgagcgactccttttccctacatctccatgctcgttttccctcaaatggtcgcgcgtgtgctgactgccctcaacgcagccccgctaggtcccccacgtttgcatgccaagtgtttctatgagttcttgtcccgctctaataccatctgtcacgaacttagctggttttgcctaagtcgtgcggcacccttgcgtgtccgtccgcaaaggtcagcctcccatggtcccttgggacctacaaaagagaaaatgggttagagaaaatgcctcactcgggatccacaagcaaacaattCCaaatacacttcatagacaatgcaaattacaaacagactttacaagctctgaacggttacgcaacaaagggtcaaaatggtccactacagaccgaatatctctcacaagtgtccacatgacacaacctttatttataagcctaagaaggccaccaaacccaactaaaatggggcattTAAgctttcgaccgtccctctacatgttgtgcaaagcatgaacaaaccaaaagacacgaacatatataagtattacatcaaacattctatttagaactttgtccgtgacagcatTGTTACAAATGATTCTTTTGTTCAGTAActttttttgtatttctttttaatATCTGCAGGGTGATGAAAGTCAGGAACTTTCCTCAGCTTCAAAACTCGAAGATGGCATTAACTTCTACCAATCTGTCAATCCTGATGTTGCAAAGCTTTTTCATATTGATCCCAATGCTAAACGTCCTTCTTTGGTGTTATTGAAAAAGGAGGCAGAAAAAATTTCCTACTATGGTATGCTCATTTGTGTAGTGTTCTGAAGGTATTTGTACTTGAAATAAAGTGTAAAAGGTAGATATTGACTGTAGTTTCAATTTTTGTAGATGGTCAATTCAGTAAGTCAGCAATTGTTGATTTTGTGTTTGCTAACAAGCTTCCACTGGTCACTACATTTACAATGGAAACTGCCCCAGAAATATTTGAAAATCCTATTAAAAAACAGGTAGGCCCTACTTGTATGTTAAATGTAATTGCTTTCATTTCAGTTTATTTTCTCATTTGGATTCTTTTCTTCTATCAGCTTTTGCTCTTTGCCATCTCAAATGATACCAATAAAGTCATGCCAGCATTCCAGGAGGCTGCAAAATTGTTTAAAGGAAAGGTTCGTGCTAATATTTCTAACTTGCAGTCTCTATAAGTTCTTTAGAAAGATGAAAAATACTGTTTCTTTAATTTCAGTCATAATAAACTATCAGATTTTATGTTGATGAAGGTACAACTGTTATTCTATTTatacaaacaaataaaaaattctaTGGAATGTACGCAAGCAGATCTCTGGTGTTCTACACTATGTTAGCATGTTGGTTGTTCAGGCTTCCTTTGGTAGCTCTCAGTTTTAGTTTTGAAGAGATAATGATAAGCTTTTGGAGGGTAGTCACTATGATGTGAGAAGCTAGTCCATCAAATgattcatttctttctttttccccttTAAATCGTTGGCAaatatttggtggtcattttaTTAGGTTCCTTTCTGACAATCAAGTGGCTAGGTATTATTCACAACATAACTTTTCATCTAACTCCAGTCATATTTTCTGATCCCTGATGCTATGTAATATATACAAGGTTATTTATCTCCATTTTGTTCTATGAGATCTGACTAGTGACATTTTCTATTTTCATCTCAAGCTTATCTTTGTATATGTCGAGATGGACAAGGAGGATGTCGGTAAACCAGTTTCAGATTACTTTGGAGTGACTGGAGATGGTCCTCAGGTAAGTATTTCTCCCATATTCAATCCAAAATTTGGTCTTCGATTGATCATTGACGTTTCAATCTTATCCACAATATTGCATCTGTATGACTTGGACAGGTTTTGGCATACTCGGGAAATGAGGATGCCAAGAAATTTTTTCTTGATGGTGAAGTCACACTTGATAATGTTAAGGTTAATATCACTAGATCCGTGTCTTAAATAATGCCAAGACCATGTTATTTGGTACACCGATGTTCTTGACATATTGCAATAATATATCAACTTTCTGAAATTCATGTTCCTatgcatgtattcatgaaatctgaaGTTTGCTTTCTTGATTTAGAGTTTTGCTGAGGGTTTCCTGGACGATAAGCTTAAGCCCTTCTATAAATCAGATATGATACCTGAGATAGTGAGTTGCCTAGTTTTCCACTTCAGCTTCTATCTACTGTGCAATATCTCTGATCAAAGAATCTATATTATTGTAATTGTGCACAGAATGATGGGGATGTGAAAATTGTTGTTGGTAAGAATTTTGATGAAATTGTCCTGGATGAGTCCAAGGATGTTCTTCTTGAGGTAAATCAATTAATCGACATAAATGAAGTAAACAATTTTTATTTGTAATTTGTTGTTAATTCATCTCTGATCCAGATATATGCACCATGGTGTGGGCATTGCCAAGCACTAGAACCAACATATAACAAGCTTGCCAAGCATCTACGGGGCATCGAGTCTCTAGTTATTGCGAAAATGGATGGCACCACAAATGAGCACCCTCGGGCCAAGGTCTTAATTCTCTCTTCGATAAACTTGACACTCAGATTGACTTGAGAATTGGTTATCGATACATAATTCATTTTTATGTTCATGTTCATCCCATAGAGTTATTCTGTCAGAGTTGAAGCTTCAAGTTTGTACCATGGTCAACTATGTCATATAGTgtcttatataaataaataaatatgtatgtatgtagtaTGTATGTATGCAGTTAAACTTTCTTGATGTGTTTAATGATACCAGTGAACCTAGTCTTCGTGATTAATCAGCAAGCAAGAGACTCAAATATTTTACTTCCCTACATGGAAGCATGGGAGCTGAATGTGTGTTTTATTTGTTTCAGACTGATGGCTTCCCTACACTTCTCTTCTTTCCAGCTGGGAACAAAAGCTTTGATCCGGTAACTACATTATACTTTTTAACTCAGTGCCATAGATATTTTCTTAATTATCCTTTTCCCTTTACCTATTGTCCATGAAcatttttatgatattattttgaaaatGTATTGTAATTTTCACTTGTTTACTTTGATACCCAAATCATGTAGATCACAGTGGATACTGACAGAACAGTGAAGGCATTCTATATATTCATCAAGCAACATGCAGCAATCCCTTTCAAGCTCCAGAAGCCGGCAGCAGCTGCAAAATCTGAGACCACCACGGACGGATTGGCTTCCTTCGTCGGTGAGAAGAGTGCGACCCCGGACGTGAAAGATGAATTGTAAGTCTTTCAAGGAGCACAAAATCTAGAATTGCTTTTTTGGCATGTGGAGGTTTTAGTTTTGTTAGCTTTGAGCAATAGATGTCCCTGTAGAATTAAGACTTAAATTACAAGAATAATGGACTGCTGATGCCCCCTTTCTCTTGTGGAATAGAATGGTTCACTAGAATTAACGTGCTTTTCTTAAGCATGAAAAATGACCAACATCTTTTCTGCCGTGTGGCTGTGCTTTGAATGATTATATGGTATGGAAGACATCATCTATTAATTTATGAGTTGATAATTCATAATGCAGATAATTCAGATGGGATAGTGTTGATGAAAATACAGATGTACAGAATTTATGAGATCCATGAAGGAATGTACAAAGCAGATGAAATATATGATGGTTTAACATCCTTTCATGTTATCTAGCTTAATATGGAGTGATGCATTAGATTACTGCTAGAATTCAAGTGGAGGTCAGACATGTTAGATCCTGTAGTATTTGTTCCACCACAACAGCACAAGAAAATATTGCTACCTCAACTAGTACAACAGGCACAGCATGAGATGACATACCTTCTCGAAGGCCATCAACTTGCTCGTCTTTGTCCTCGGCCTTATCTTAGGAACTTCTCGCCCAGGCCATTGCAGGTGGAAGAATCCCATACAGTACCATCATGCAGTAACCACCCTTGAAGAAAGTAGTCTAATTAGACAAAAGATGCAAAGGAGCATAATTCCATCTTCAAGAAGATGATGCGGCAGAAGACCAGCAACAATCTATGCTAGCAACTAAAGGAAAAGCCTGAATGTACACGGATAAAGACATCGTTCCATAGTTCATTATACTCCATCAGAAAAAGGTCGAAATCAGGGAACGTATGAAATCAGGGAACATCGTGTGTAGGAGAACCTGGAAAGATTCAGATTTGCATGTTTTGCTCGAACGTTTACCGCAATACCTGTTGCTATGGAAAATGCATCTGATACAACTGTTGAAACGAGAATAGACGGAAAAATCACTATGGAAATTGCCGAAATATTCAGCTTTGCTGCTCTCCCACCATTTTGTTGCTTCAGTCTTCTGTGGCATCTCCTGTACCATCATCGCTGCTCTTTGGTTCTTCCTGTGACCACAAGTAAGGTAGCTTCGGTATCATCAAGCAGGATTTTGATATCTATTTACAGATTCTGTAGAACGCTGAGGAATTTCTAGTGAAAACATGATTTCCATTTTATCTTACTTGTACAGAAGCATGGAAGCTGCTGAGTTGTTCTACGAAGAACAGAGAGAAGCCAAGGAGAGTGCCAATTAGTGATGTCCCGACTGCTAGAATTGAGAATGTTTCCACCATCGGCAACATGCTGCTCCACCTTACGCTGACACAACAAATCGATCAGAGATGAACTATCTCCATGGGCATATATTATCTATTCTGCAAACAGAGTCTAGCCATGCATGCACATGGACTATGCTCATGTGATTACGTCTAAGCCATACCTTATGAGCAATCAATAGCATGGGATCAATGGCATCCAAATTGGAGGAGATTCCAAGTGCGATACTTTTCCCACACCAGTAAAGAGATCAATGGCACGGTGCTGCCTAAAAGAATTGAGAACCTCACCCGTGCTAGATTGCCTCCGAGATATGCACAGATAACTgcaggacgacgacgacgaagaagaagaagaagaagaagaagaagcatcagCAAGA comes from the Musa acuminata AAA Group cultivar baxijiao chromosome BXJ2-8, Cavendish_Baxijiao_AAA, whole genome shotgun sequence genome and includes:
- the LOC135619235 gene encoding protein disulfide isomerase-like 1-4 isoform X2, whose protein sequence is MSLIDRPIHHNGQICASFLKTRKLRLHLPAYLSPARGKTNVAAHDSSKFGLSRHCTSPMSPRGQTASPCRLRSAHAKHPPSVSLQNPSQTPTTSSNRARGVDMASRALLLALAISSLLLVHAALAFAPKGRADLDHDEEDLSFLDEEDNGAADSHDDGGLGHYADESHSEADKEPEYADQDQYDAFDDADYGSHDMSPTIDETDVVVLTDGNFSDFLAKHRHVMVEFYAPWCGHCQALAPEYAAAATELRGEDVVLAKVDATEENELAQRFELQGFPTVLFFIDGVHKDYPGQRSRDAIVTWIKKKIGPGVQNITTIEEAEKILTSDSKVVLGFLDSLVGDESQELSSASKLEDGINFYQSVNPDVAKLFHIDPNAKRPSLVLLKKEAEKISYYDGQFSKSAIVDFVFANKLPLVTTFTMETAPEIFENPIKKQLLLFAISNDTNKVMPAFQEAAKLFKGKLIFVYVEMDKEDVGKPVSDYFGVTGDGPQVLAYSGNEDAKKFFLDGEVTLDNVKSFAEGFLDDKLKPFYKSDMIPEINDGDVKIVVGKNFDEIVLDESKDVLLEIYAPWCGHCQALEPTYNKLAKHLRGIESLVIAKMDGTTNEHPRAKTDGFPTLLFFPAGNKSFDPITVDTDRTVKAFYIFIKQHAAIPFKLQKPAAAAKSETTTDGLASFVGEKSATPDVKDEL
- the LOC135619235 gene encoding protein disulfide isomerase-like 1-4 isoform X1, with the protein product MSLIDRPIHHNGQICASFLKTRKLRLHLPAYLSPARGKTNVAAHDSSKFGLSRHCTSPMSPRGQTASPCRLRSAHAKHPPSVSLQNPSQTPTTSSNRARGVDMASRALLLALAISSLLLVHAALAFAPKGRADLDHDEEDLSFLDEEDNGAADSHDDGGLGHYADESHSEADKEPEYADQDQYDAFDDADYGSHDMSPTIDETDVVVLTDGNFSDFLAKHRHVMVEFYAPWCGHCQALAPEYAAAATELRGEDVVLAKVDATEENELAQRFELQGFPTVLFFIDGVHKDYPGQRSRDAIVTWIKKKIGPGVQNITTIEEAEKILTSDSKVVLGFLDSLVGDESQELSSASKLEDGINFYQSVNPDVAKLFHIDPNAKRPSLVLLKKEAEKISYYDGQFSKSAIVDFVFANKLPLVTTFTMETAPEIFENPIKKQLLLFAISNDTNKVMPAFQEAAKLFKGKLIFVYVEMDKEDVGKPVSDYFGVTGDGPQVLAYSGNEDAKKFFLDGEVTLDNVKSFAEGFLDDKLKPFYKSDMIPEINLYYCNCAQNDGDVKIVVGKNFDEIVLDESKDVLLEIYAPWCGHCQALEPTYNKLAKHLRGIESLVIAKMDGTTNEHPRAKTDGFPTLLFFPAGNKSFDPITVDTDRTVKAFYIFIKQHAAIPFKLQKPAAAAKSETTTDGLASFVGEKSATPDVKDEL